One window of the Nocardioides jiangxiensis genome contains the following:
- the ptsP gene encoding phosphoenolpyruvate--protein phosphotransferase, with translation MVTETAQQTKIEIQGTPVVPGVAYGPAVLAREEVPAASIEAFASVTFPDAAAALAAYDAAAAAVADGFAAKAMSVSGAAAEVLAASAGLARDKGLRSVVRKQLNAGEPVLRSLQVAVEHFAGMFTQMGGLMAERVADLRDIERRITARLVGVPEPGVPVPAEPSVLLAKDLAPSDTALLDPSRVLALVTGLGGPTSHTAIIARQLGIPCVVGASGAGRIADGTWVLVDGAAGLVVTGADPEEARRLAAADAAERATVAAWTGPATTADGVHVKLLANVADVPTAESAAQAPVEGVGLFRTELSFLNRADEPSVEEQAGIYAGVLAAFGAGRHVVARTLDAGSDKPIAFATHKGEENPALGVRGLRLSFDNPGLLDRQLDAIAAAAASSGIETWVMAPMVATVAEAAAFARKVRDRGLRPGVMIEVPSAALQAARMLAVVDFLSIGTNDLTQYTMAADRMATDLAHLTDAWQPAVLQLIALTADAGVTARKPVGICGEAAADPLLACVLVGLGITSLSMAPAAVRPVGAQLGRVTMADCRRAAEAALAALDPEAARAAARAALAR, from the coding sequence GTGGTCACGGAGACAGCGCAGCAGACGAAGATCGAGATCCAGGGCACCCCGGTCGTGCCCGGAGTCGCCTACGGCCCCGCCGTCCTGGCCCGGGAAGAGGTGCCGGCGGCGTCCATCGAGGCGTTCGCATCGGTGACGTTCCCGGACGCGGCGGCCGCCCTCGCGGCGTACGACGCGGCGGCTGCTGCGGTGGCCGACGGCTTCGCCGCCAAGGCGATGTCCGTGTCGGGCGCCGCGGCCGAGGTGCTCGCAGCGAGCGCCGGGCTGGCCCGGGACAAGGGCCTGCGCTCGGTGGTGCGCAAGCAGCTCAACGCCGGCGAGCCCGTGCTCCGGTCGCTCCAGGTCGCCGTCGAGCACTTCGCGGGCATGTTCACCCAGATGGGTGGGCTGATGGCCGAGCGGGTCGCCGACCTGCGCGACATCGAACGACGGATCACCGCGCGCCTCGTCGGCGTCCCGGAGCCCGGGGTGCCGGTGCCCGCGGAGCCATCGGTGCTGCTGGCGAAGGACCTCGCGCCGTCCGACACCGCGCTGCTCGACCCCTCACGCGTCCTCGCGCTCGTCACGGGCCTGGGTGGTCCCACCAGCCACACGGCGATCATCGCCCGGCAGCTCGGCATCCCCTGCGTGGTCGGTGCGAGCGGTGCCGGTCGGATCGCCGACGGCACGTGGGTGCTGGTCGACGGCGCTGCCGGCCTGGTCGTGACGGGTGCGGACCCGGAGGAGGCGCGCCGCCTCGCGGCAGCCGACGCCGCCGAGCGTGCGACGGTCGCGGCCTGGACCGGCCCCGCCACGACCGCCGACGGCGTCCACGTGAAGCTGCTGGCCAATGTCGCCGACGTCCCGACGGCCGAGAGCGCGGCCCAGGCGCCCGTCGAGGGAGTCGGGCTCTTCCGCACCGAGCTCTCCTTCCTCAACCGCGCAGACGAGCCGTCGGTCGAGGAGCAGGCCGGCATCTACGCCGGGGTGCTCGCTGCCTTCGGCGCGGGGCGCCACGTGGTCGCGCGCACGCTCGATGCGGGCTCGGACAAGCCGATCGCCTTCGCCACGCACAAGGGGGAGGAGAACCCTGCCCTCGGGGTGCGGGGTCTCCGGCTCTCGTTCGACAACCCGGGTCTGCTGGACCGCCAGCTCGACGCGATCGCGGCCGCGGCCGCCTCCTCGGGCATCGAGACCTGGGTGATGGCGCCGATGGTGGCCACCGTCGCGGAAGCGGCGGCGTTCGCCCGGAAGGTGCGCGACCGCGGCCTGAGGCCGGGCGTGATGATCGAGGTGCCGAGTGCCGCCCTCCAGGCGGCTCGCATGCTCGCCGTCGTCGACTTCCTCTCGATCGGCACCAACGACCTGACCCAGTACACGATGGCCGCCGACCGGATGGCGACGGACCTCGCTCACCTCACCGACGCGTGGCAGCCGGCGGTCCTGCAGCTGATCGCGCTCACCGCGGACGCGGGCGTGACCGCACGCAAGCCGGTCGGCATCTGTGGCGAGGCTGCGGCCGACCCGCTCCTGGCGTGCGTGCTCGTCGGCCTGGGGATCACCTCGCTGTCGATGGCGCCCGCGGCGGTCCGCCCCGTCGGGGCGCAGCTCGGCCGCGTGACCATGGCGGACTGCCGCCGGGCCGCGGAGGCGGCGCTCGCCGCTCTCGACCCGGAGGCGGCGCGCGCCGCCGCCCGCGCGGCTCTCGCCCGCTGA